The nucleotide window ctgccggCGTTTATTATAAACACTTACATAAGGACGTGTCCCAGCCTGGGAGAGGGCTCCTTCTGCTTGGTTGTGTCAGACTGCTGTCAGACAGCCAAACTACAGAACAAACCCTTCCAGAGGAGACAGCCCGGGCCTTCACTTGCTGCAAACCATATTCACTGGTATTTGTTAATCCTGCCCTGTCCCTTACAAATAACTAAGCTGCTTGCTGTTACCACAAACCCTTCTGATGCTCAAATGCTGCTGAGCTACAGAAAGGTTTCTTTCCAACACGCTGAAGTGGCTGAACAAGTTATAACTTACACATGAATCAAAACTGACCTTAGAGCACACAGGAGCAGACAGGGTTCCTTTTTGGTAAAAAGAACTTGTTCAAAAAGAGCACTACTTGATATGCAGCTTCACAGAATACAATGCATGTGTGCAAAGAATTTGCCATTTTCCTTCTAAAGGTACCTATGCTAGAAAAAGCTGGGGAACAGGTGGCCTGCTAAAAGGATTGCTGCTTCTGACCACAAAAGAAATTTCCTGTGAGGACACCTGGGATCTGCTCTCTTCAGCTCTTACCTGAAAGTCAGCTCCCCTGGGAGCACCTGAGAAAGCCACATcaaagcacacacacatgccTGCACACACAAgccccaaaacaaaaacaatcttaATTCTTAAATAGTTCTTGTGACAAGAGAAACACTTGTATGAAAAGACAGCATGAAGCATGTAGCTGTCTTTTCACTAGGAGCTAGTTGGGTCTGCAGATGCTGCTCAGACTTTCCTTATCTATGTAGGTTGCTTCATGCAACCAGCCTTTGTACGAAGAAGAGTAGCCACTGACCTCTTATAGATATATCCCAGGACGATGCCAGCTCCAATGGCAATGATTATCACCATCATGATCAGCCCCAGCACATAccctgtggaaagaaaagaggcagaatTGGAGGCATTAGATCCAGTTACAGCGTTGCTTTCAGAGCCTCAAAAAAGTCCATCCTGCCAGAATTACAGGAATGGATGGATCCAGCACACAATCCAGTGTTTGTACCTAGTGTCCCTAAGTCCTTCTTTTCTCTGGAGTTCATCTGCACTCTCTGACTTATCCCAATGACTGGCTGCACAGCGGCTGCCTCGCTCCGGGAGGGCAAGGTATCAGCTGGTTCAAACACCTGGTTGACCTCCTGAGAAATATTAACCTCTGCTGTAGGGACTGGGACTGTGGTAGCAGTAGCatctgttgggaaaaaaaaagagacaaaatacTAAGCATTGATGAGCACTTTAGCATAACATGTGCTTTGTGAGTGGAACAGATCTAGACTGCTATCACCGGACTACCTTCGAAATAACTGACAAACATTTCTTCCCTCTTAAGCTGTTGCCAAAAATCCTAGCAAGAAACACGTATTCCTCCCCCTGCTTTCCTCTACGTGAATCTATTTAACTAGGAGTGTAAGGCACCACCACATATGAGACAGAAGTCAGACAGCAGAATGAATCCCAGGTTCAGGGCATGAGTCCAGGGGATGCAGAATGACTTCATTTAGTCTATAGATCGATATACAGGCTGCAGCTTCAATCATGCTGAACAGACATAAACAAGATGATGAGGATCTCCATCCCAAGTCTCCCAGGAGTCTTTATCTTTCTCCTGCCTCCATCCTTCTGACACAGAAAGGTTTGATGGAAAGAGACTCCAGCTGGTGGAAGAACAACCTGGGGACATTCTTATGCAGCCCCTCTTTGCAGCCATATCGCAAACTCCTTTAGCATTAGAGACAGGCTAAGTCAGAGCTACACTTCAGGCAGCACAGTCACTGACTGGCCTAAGTACAGCAAGTCCCTCCTCAGCCACAGCCCAAAGAAAGGTGCTTAAGGATGGATATCTTCAAGACAGCTTCTTCTTTCACGTCACAGCTAAAATGGAAGCTGTAGCACAATATAAGCTATGGCAGTGGAATGTATGCATCTACTACTTgtcctaaacaaacaaaaaaataataatgctttttGGAAATGCCATACATGGTATGCATCCACACCTGAAAACTCCCTCCATCTCTCAGTAGGCCCTTGGATCTCACCCCACAGCTGGCAATAACTCCATGTGGATTTTCTATCTGCAGCCATTTTGAGTCCTCAGTGGAATGTGAAATGGAAGTACAGAAGGGGAGTTAGAAATCAGGGTCCCCTGCACTGCACAGTTATTTTACTTAAAGTCAGCCAGAGAAGCTGAACTAAGGCAAGCTGCAGGACATGACTACAATAAAAAGGTACCCACTCTGAGACATAAAAATAGCCAAACCATTAAACATGCAAATCATGTATTGGCTGAAAGGTCAGTTAACTCTCCAGATCCCaaagctgcagggctgttttgaGTAAAGATCTTGGCAGTagaacatttgttttgctttatctttAGGGAAAAGCAGGCAAAAGACAAGCACAGTGAAGAAAAGTGGAGGAAGTACATGTGGGGAAAAACTGTTTACGTGCAAGGCTAGCGATCCCGAGGGACAGTGAAGTGTGTAAATCTCGAGGGGCTCCCAGAGATAAACAAAAAGTTCAAGAAACAAGTGGCTACTTTGCCCTCAGGCAATAGAAATATCTTCTCTCCCTGAAGCATGCTCTCAGCTACAGTTCTTCTCTCGGCAGGTCATTTCACACCCTGACACGTCTGACCATCCAGGAAGAATCCAATgcttggggttttctttttcttactgtcCTCCCTtcagttcttgtttttatcAAGTTCTATTCCCCCTACCTATGTCCAAACTCACCCTGGCACTCATTTAGCAGCTGCATACTTGTTTAGACAGCTGTAGCACGCCCCACGGTAATGTTCTACCCACGTCTCTGTAGTTCCTAGATGTCCAGACCTCAGCCTTTTGCAACACGACCCAACAGCCCCATAGCGACTAGCAAAATAGGTGCAGGGGCAAAGCTTTGCACAGGCATTTTGTGGTGCCAACACAAAAGCTCTAGGGGTGGAGCAAGGTGCAGCTGGGAGGCAGATGTGCAGATAAGGGCCAGAGGGGGAGCCCCGGGTACACTCTGTTCCCGGAGAAGGGCAGTGGAGGCTGGCGGAGCTGGGGCTGTCCGTGCGCAGGGGGGGGACCCCACCCACCCTGGTGACAAACCCCAACCCCAGCAGCGGGATGGGAAAAACAAAGCCCAGGGGAGGGCAgcaaagaggggaaagaaagggagggggCGCTCCTACCTGGGCACGGGGCGATGTCGCAGGGTCTCCTCTCGGGGACCCCATCGGCACCTCGGACGTAGCACCAGGGCGCGGCGGCGCCGTCGGGGTTCCTGCAGCTGTTGTGATCCTCGGCGGCTGCGGGAGGCACGGGGCCGTCAGCACGCGGACCTCGGCGGCCCGATCCctccccccacaaaaaaaaaaaaaaaaaaaaaaaaacacaacaaaacgCAGACCCCTCGCACCCACCTGCCGGGAGCTCGGCGCCGGGCCCGCTCCGCACCGCCAGCCCCCAGTTGAGGCACGGGGCTCCTCCGGAGGCCACGCTCCGGCTCCCGCGGTAGGACGCGCCGTCGCCGCGGAGGCACTCTGCGGGGAGAGCAGGCCGGGTATGCGGGGAGAGCCGGGCAGCCCTCGCTGCACACCCCGTCCCTTAAATCCCCCCCGGGCCCAGCCTCCAACAAAGCCCCCGCTCACCCTCTGCTCCCCGGGcggaggccagcagcagcagcagcagcagcagcaccgcgCCGAGCCGCGGGGCCCCGCGCAGCATCCTCGGCTCAGAGGGGCTCGGAGCAGCCCCGGCTGTGCTCGGCGAGACCTGCCCCGGCTCTCCCCTCCCCGGTAAACAACCGCCGggctccgcgccccccccccccccccctcctcttcccttctcccctcccgCCTCGCAGCCGCCGCCGGGTCCTAACGCTGCCGCCACCGGGCGGCTcccggctcccggccccgctgcggaGCCCCccggaggggaaggggaggccgCCGGGGGACGGCCCCGAGCCCCGCAGAGCCCCGGGACCGCGGGGACACGGCCCCGAGCCCCGCAGCCGGGAGAAGGGCTGGGGCCGCAGGGGAGAGCCGCGGCACGACCCCTGCCTGGCCTCGGGGGGTAAAACGGGCACTGCCCCTGGCCGAGCAGCGAGGGGTGCGTTCTGCTCCCCTAAATCTCCAGTCGGGTTCTCCAGTCGGGTGCACGGGGGGCACACGCTCACCTCTTGCTGTTCATTGACTCCATGTGCTCAGAGAGCCGCCTGCTTACAGAACAAGATAAACAGCCCCCAAATGCTTTACGTTAATTATAGTGCAGGCATCCAGCCACAGTGATAAATAATGCCTTTCTGCAGGCAGTTCAGATGGGTTACAATAAATGCCCATCTTCCAAACAGGCAGAGGTATTCAGATACTGAGATGCCAGTGAGAGCACCAAAGCACCTGGAGTCACCAGCAAGGTTTCTGGCTGACACAAGAGACAAACAAGCAGCTGAACCCTCAGACCTGCCCACAGAGCTCACACGGATGGCCTGGGCCAACAGACAGGGCTGCAGCCAAGGCCCCGGCCTGCAGCACAAGGTGCTATTTCTGGCTTTCCCACAGCGTTCCTTCTGACCTTGGCCAGTCTGCCTGCTTCACTTCTttgctctttcccttcctttctgttaAATAAGGGGTAATCAAAGCTTCCTCCCCCGAAAAGGACATGGAAGTTCCCTTCTTTTAAGGTGCTTTGAAATCACATGGGAACTACTGAACGCACAGAAAGTATTTCTATGCCGGGAAGCTGCGTGTTGTACTCAGCGTTTGATGAATCACtttgcagggcagtgctggccGGAGCAGCAGTCCTTCCCTCCACTCCCAGATGTTTCCATCCTGGCAGTGCTTTCTGTCAGGCTGCTACAGGTGTGACAAGCAGGCTCAAAGAACTGATCCaacccagctctcagccttttcttaCCAGGTCACACACACTTTAACCCATTACAGACAGATTGCCTGCTGGATCCAGTCCACAGTGCAACCGCCAAAAAGCAGATGTACCAGCATGACAGAGGGGGAATGACAGAAACAGGTCAATTAAGCTGCACTACCACTGAACATGAAACTGTAACCTTAGCACTTGTGTGTGATTCGTGCTTTAACGATACAATTTAACACTACATTAAGTTTAGTTTAAtaacatcaaattaaaaattaaaaaaaaaaaaacaacctccagCCAGATTTGCTAGGTTGGAAAAATCCTTTGTGTATCTGTACTGACCGACATCACCAACTAAAATGTCTGCTTCATGTCATTATGCTCATTGTGTGCAGACACTCAGTTCCTGCATTCGTTATGCTCTCCACTTACCCTCTGTGAAGGCAACACTAACTGAAGAGAGATTTTTGACTAAGGGCTGCTGAATCAGACCTTCTGTTTGTAATAGCTATTCATAAGAGATTTTATGGGACAAAATCCATTCAGCCAGAAACTGCAGGGCCACACATGCATCCAGAGGCACAGTCTGTCCAAAACTGTTTGCAGAGGGCTGCCAACCTGtacaattaatttcttttagCTCATTTCATGAAACTAAAGCTTCTGTGCCATCTCGCACAGAAAGCATCTCTCCCTGTACATCCTGACCCAAGAACTGCAGGCCAGGCAGTAATCTCTGTGGAAACAAACCTCAGACCTTCCCAGTTCTCAGACCTTCCTCAGTTCTCTCTCCTATTATGTAACAAGATAAATTTGCACTTCTCATTACACGCGGCCAAGTTCCAGCAAACAATTTGAGCTTTTAGTCCATAGAAGGACAACGGGGAATCTGGGAGAAATGCAAAAACCATCACATTAACGGTAAAGATCAAAGTCTTTTCCACAACTGACTTCTAAgcatcattttttctctttcatctctaGCTTTCCCCAGGATAAGGGATGATTTATGCCTGGCAGTTTCATGGAGTTAAGTTTAATAGGATGCCAGTAGCAGCTGTCAAGGGCAGAGTCAattgttctttctgctctttgggAATGGCTTTGCTCTTCTTGCTACACTCTTCAGAGATTAAACCTGACATTACTACTCAAACTTTAACTAAACAAATAGCTCTATAACTGTACCCTCACATAGTGTAAAAGTCAGTATGTACATACACATATGTGCACCATAATGCATACACACACTGACAAACACTTCACAGAATACATAAGCCATCTTTAGGAATGAGGAAGGTCAAGCATCCTCCCTAAACTCAGCATGAACCAGTTTCAACTGTGAGCTGGTACCTTTCTGCTGTTCACCTTATGCAAGTTCCAGAATGAAAatgtctgctttctctctcctgcctctcagttgggctttttttttttttttttttttttccccccctacCTGTGGAAAAATTCAAAGTATATGGAGAActttctttaagaagaaaactaCAAGGAAGCTAGCATGTAGCACAGCACGTTACACAAAGGGAGGCAACTAAAAATACACAGTTCTGGAAGAACTTTACAAGAAGTCATCAAACCCACCCTCTTTCTCTGGCCACAGCAAAGTACGTTCAGATCTTCCCAGCCAAAAGTTCATCTAATTTCCTACTGAAAGAACTAGCATGCTTATTACTTAATCTTACTAAATAAGATACTGGGGGGAATAAGCAAAGTCACCTTCACAATCTAAGTATTCTTTCCTAGACAAATTAACATGGACTGCTTAATATGGAGAAAACTGTCCACGTTCCTATCACTTCTAATTTCTTTATAggcaaatcaaaataatttttcaaatgtttccctcaaaactagttttttttttttccaaatgtttccCTCAAAACTGGTTTTTCGGAAGTTCTCTTCATTCCAGTTTACCATTTCTCCAATTTCTCTGCTTACTTTATAAACTGTGATGCCAAGGATAGTAAACTGAGGTCTCATCCATAATGAACAGAGTATTAGAGCAATTTGTGTTTAAAGCCTGAAACACTAAGTATCAAATGCTACCAAACACTGTTAAGTACTTACAACTCCAACAAAACTGGGTTTTACTCCTTTGTTGCCTCTGTCCGGATCATAAGAACTGTGATTCTCAATTGTGAAAAGCCTTCCGTAAGCAATGATGTAGGagtcagaaataaatacattttattcctAACCTAGAAATAATCtgcatagaagaaaaaaacatcagggTTGGAACAAGCAGATCAGATGTTGAATCTATGAAATTGTGAGCTAAGTATAACTGCGACTCAAGACAGAGACAGTCACTACAAAGGAGTCAGTGTGGAGCGATAGAAATATCTGATTGCTCTGTTGCATCCCCCTGCTGACATGTTCAAGGAGAGGCTTCCCCTCCCCCTTCGATCTGACAGCATGAGCTATTGCTAAGTAAATGCCAGCCACAGCCTCCAAGGACTAACAAGGAAGtctgcagaagcaaaacaacCATATGTGATATTTGAACTGGTTCAGACTGGTTCAGAGTTTGCTCTACTTAGTCAAAGTGCCTTCTCAGATGAGCTTTCTGTGTGGGCTGTAATAAAAGGAAAGGGGCCTCAGGAGGGCAATCTGGGTCCTATTGTTTACTGGGGGAGAAGCAGTGCAGCTACACTTTCCTAGCACTGAGATTAGCACTAAATTCTCTCAGCAATCCCTGATTTAGGAAATTTCACACTGAGTCCTCTCTAGCAGCAACACCTCTTTGTCCATTTTGTGACAAACTACATACTGCCTTACCACAGTTCCCTGAGTGGTTTTGACAGGCCCAACTGCCCATAGACATGTGTGTTCACAGTGGTCCATTGCAACTGTTGTAAAGGACTCAGACTGGATCATGGCCCATAactctttcccctttccagaGCATTCTAAAATCAGCATACAGATCACAGATGCTGTTTTTACCTGCTTTCCAGTGGGTGTGTCT belongs to Aythya fuligula isolate bAytFul2 chromosome 17, bAytFul2.pri, whole genome shotgun sequence and includes:
- the PIK3IP1 gene encoding phosphoinositide-3-kinase-interacting protein 1 translates to MLRGAPRLGAVLLLLLLLLASARGAEECLRGDGASYRGSRSVASGGAPCLNWGLAVRSGPGAELPAAAEDHNSCRNPDGAAAPWCYVRGADGVPERRPCDIAPCPDATATTVPVPTAEVNISQEVNQVFEPADTLPSRSEAAAVQPVIGISQRVQMNSREKKDLGTLGYVLGLIMMVIIIAIGAGIVLGYIYKRGKDLKEKHEQKVYEREMQRITLPLSAFTNPACELVDENTIVVHTNQTPVEETHDGSGPLMGQAGTPGA